CCATTTCTGTAGGAATTTCGCTTCTTTTACTCTTAGTGGTTTGTGGAATTGGGTGTGTTTGGCGCTGGAAACACCATGTTGCCACACGATTTACCTTACCGAGGTTTTTgcaaaggagaagcagcaggAGAAAAGCCTGTACTGAAACATTCTTGAGTCCCCGCATCATTGGCTTAAGGCATAAAATCTCAGTTGAGACCCAAGACCACAAATCTGCTGTCAGGGGAAATAACATAGACGACAActatgaaaatgtggaagcaggtCCTCCCAAAGCTAAAGGAAAAACCGATAAGGAACTATATGAAAACACAGGGCAGTCTAATTTCGAGGAGCATATCTATGGAAATGAGACATCTTCTGACTATTATAACTTCCAGAAGCCTCGTCCTTCTGAAGTTCCTCAAGAAGAAGATATATACATTCTTCCAGATTCATATTagcttttcaaaatattgatttttgttATTGGATGATAAATATTCACTGTAATTTttcaacagcaaagacatggaatcaaactaaatgttcatcaacagttgactggataaagaaaatgtggtacgcatacaccatagaatactatgcggccataaaaaaagaacaaaactaacacgggaacagaaaatcaaataccacatattctcacttagaagtgggagttaaataataagaacacatggacagaaagagaggaacaacagacactggggcctacttgagggaggacaatggaaggagggagaggttcggggaaaaaaaaaactatcaggtactatgcttagtacacaggtgatgaaataatctgtacaccaaacccccaagTCACAAGTGttcc
This genomic stretch from Nomascus leucogenys isolate Asia chromosome 18, Asia_NLE_v1, whole genome shotgun sequence harbors:
- the GAPT gene encoding protein GAPT, which gives rise to MLKSCGNNLVAISVGISLLLLLVVCGIGCVWRWKHHVATRFTLPRFLQRRSSRRKACTETFLSPRIIGLRHKISVETQDHKSAVRGNNIDDNYENVEAGPPKAKGKTDKELYENTGQSNFEEHIYGNETSSDYYNFQKPRPSEVPQEEDIYILPDSY